The genomic region TCCGTGAGCCGTATATCCGCTTGTCGTTTAATATCCCGCTGGATGATTGCCACCGGATTGTAGATACAATAGAGAACCTTGATCTCAATGAGGTTCAGATTCAGGAATTTTGTATTATGGATAATTAATTTGAATTTTTTGTCGTCCATATTCATTATGTGGATTGTTTTAGTAAAAACTTAAAATACGTTATAATTTTCGAAGGGACTGATGAAACAAGGCCTGATAGGTTATTTATATTTCCCCATTACTTTAGACTGGGCAATACGCATTTCAAGAGATAACTCATCATTCACTTCTTCGATGATTCGTGATAAACGGTCCACTTTTTCAAGATTAAACAAACGATGGTATTTTTCAAGATCGTTCTGACCTCGGAGGAAGAGGTTTTTTCTTTTCATTTTTTTTCCAAATTCATCAACAGGATTTATTGCTAGGGCTACAATTCCAGATGATCGATTCTCATCCGGCATTTTGGTGAATGAGATTCCAGGTATAGAAGTCGGAGTTTGATCCCAGTTCTCGAGCATTCCTATTTTCTTCTGTAATTCCTTTTCGGAGGAAATTTGATCAAAAAGCGTACTAATTTTATTATCGTTCAGCAACACCCGAAAAGCAGCAATCTCTTTTCTGGATTTTAGATAGATCCCTGTCTTTGAATTCTGAAATTTTTTTAATTTTATACCAATATACGCCTGATTGATACCTGATAATGGATATTTAACAAGGAAAACTCCATCCTCGCTTGTCGGTGTCTCGTCCCAGTCTTGTGATGTGGACCATATTTCTTTTAATTTAATTTTTAATTGCTCATCAGCATCCATTTCAGAATAATCTTCTTGATAGAAAACGATAAACGTATGTTTTCTTTATCACAAATTATTCCATTCATTAAATCAAATTCTCCCCTATTTCGGGAGTTTTCCCTCCCGGATCCACCCCACCCCCCCATATCCCAAAACCCGTCCCAACCCCTCCGTCGCCACTGGAACATGGCTACATATGACCTCTCCCCCACAGGCGTAAAAACCAGCAAAAACAGCAATAACTCACCCTCATTTTCGGGAATTATTCCCTCCCGGGCCCGAAAAATGGGGAATCTGAGCCCTTTACGGGGCCGGATTTGACCATCCCCAAAATGGGGGTCTTCTCCGGCAGGATCTCCGGAAGGTTTGTTCAACCGGGGATATTATTGAAAAAATTAACCCGGTGGATCAGTAGTAATAAGAAGTAAGGCGCAGCTCCGGATGACTCGATAAGTTCCCGCACCCGGTTCACGGGCGCAACACTCTTATTCTGGTTAAACAGAATTAAACCATAACAATCGCGTGTAAGTCTGGCTGGCCAGAATTACAGGAAGAACCAGTGCGGATATTCTGGAGATGAAGAATTATGAACGAAAGCCGGATGGGAATCACAGTACGCCAGAAAGGAGGGTACCAGGCGTACATCCCAAAACCCCTGCCCCCAAAACCCCCGGTCCATTTCGATGACGAACTCCATCACCTCCTTTCGGAAGCGGATCGCGCCCTCGCCCGTCTTGACGGCATGACCACTGTTCTTCCGAATGCGGATCTCTTTGTTGCCATGTACGTGAAAAAAGAGGCGCTGCTCAGTTCCCAGATTGAAGGGACGCAGGCCTCGCTTCAGGGCGTACTTGAGTTCGAGGCAGATATGGTCCCGGTTGACAACATAAACGAAGTCAGGGACGTCATAAACTATATCCGGGCAATGGATGAGGGACTGAAACGTACGAGCCACGAGATCTTTTCGGAAGAGATCCTCCAGGAGATCCATCGCATTCTCATCAAGGGGACACGCGGCGGCAAGAAAGAGCCGGGAAAGATCCGGACGGTACAGAACTGGATCGGGCCGGCCGGCTCGAACCTGCATTCAGCAACATTCGTTCCCCCGCCCCCGGAAAAAGTGCCGGAACTGCTCGCCGATCTCGAAGCGTTCATTGTAGCGGAAGATCGGATTCCTCCTCTAATCAAGATCGGCCTCGTTCATGCGCAGTTCGAGACTATCCATCCATTCATTGACGGGAACGGCCGTATGGGACGGTTGTTCATCACATTTTATCTCTGCCAGAGGGGCATTCTTGCCCGGCCACTCCTGTACCTGAGCATCTACTTAAAACAACACCGGGAGGAATATTACCATCATCTCCAGGAAATCCGGATCGAAGGAGACTGGGAGTCGTGGCTGAAATTCTTCCTCCGCGGCATCATCGAAGTATCAAAAGAAGCTCTTGCCAATGCAAGGGAGATCATCGTGCTCAAGGAGCGGCTCATCGATACCCTTGTCAAAAATAACGCCGGAGGGTTGAATGCGGTCCGGCTCCTCGACTTACTGTTCACAAAACCCGTCGTCACCGTTGCCGATATCAGCTCAGCGCTTGACATCAGTCACCAACCCGCCTATGATCTGGTTGACCAGTTCGAAAAACTGGAGATTCTCCGGGAAATTACCGGGAAAAAACGATATAAGAAATATCTCTTTGTTGATTACCTCAGGATCATTGAGCGGGGAACCGGGCAGTAATTATTTTTTCAACCTCCGGGGCCCAGCCCACGCGGCGAGGAGCGGAGTCCGAATTGAGCGTCAAACCTCTCCCAGATCCACCCCACCCCCCCATATCCCAAAACCCGTCCCAACCCCTCCGTCGCCACTGGAACATGGCTACATATGACCTCTCCCCCACAGGCGTAAAAACAGTAAAAACAGCAATAACTCACCCTCATTTTCGGGAATTATTCCCTCCCGGGCCCAAAAAATGGGGAATCTGAACCCTGTACGGGCCCGGATTCGACCATCCCCAAAATGGGGGTATTCTCCGACGGAGACCGGGTAACCAGTCCCCCGGAATACCCCAATACCGCAGGAGTACTAAATCACGCCTTTCCTTCGGTCACCTTCCCGTTCCTCCCGATAATAGTGAGCCCGTCGCCGCTCACCCGGAAGAACCGCCAGGTGCCGTGCTTTGACCGGAGCCAGAGCTCGCGGGAGATGGCGGCATCGTTCGTGATTAACCGAAGCCGGAGAATCTCATCGCGGTACGCTGCCGCGATCTCCTGCACGGTTGCAAGGATCCGGCCTGCGTACCTCACGCGGACAAACGCAACCGGTGTCGTTTCGGTGATGATGAGATCATACCGGCTCTCGGGGCCGTACTCGACAACCTGCACGGTGCCCCGCAGTCCGGCAATTCCTCTTGCATCGGAAAGCGCCCGGTAGGGTCGCGGTCCGCGAATCATCGCCGCTCACCAGCCCTCACGGCCTCCGCCCGCAGTTCACGGTTCACAGACCGGGACCGGAGGCTGATGTTGTAGTAATGCCGGCGGGACTTCTTCTCCGCGATCCGCTCCAGCTCTTCCACGGCGTATGCAATCTCCGACCGGATCTCGGGTGGGACCAGAGAGAGCGGGAGGTCGAATACGACATGCGCTGGTCTCCGGGACATATCACTCCCTCCCTCGCGCTTCGATCACATCCAGCTGGCGTTTGAGCCGGGCAGGAAAATTGTATCCACTCGTCAGTCGGTTGTCTATCGTACCACCCCAGGGATAACCCTGTTCGTTTTAGCAGTGGATCACGACCTGCAGGGAGAGGCTACCTGGATCTTCCCGGCACAGGAATCAGTATCCGATCGAGAATATCCAAATGATTGTATAAACGTTCTCTCGCTCAACAGCTTACACGTTTGAAAAGAATACCGGGCTTTGTGTTCATTCCCCTTTCCCGTCAATCACATCGATAACGTTCTTCCCGGTCTCCGTGATCCGGTAGTACCGGCCCATGCGCTGATCCGGAGTAAGACACTCAACGAGTTCTTTTTCCATAAGTTCGAGGATAGCACGGCTCACGGTCGAACGTTCCATATCCAGTTTCTTGGCAAGCTCGGTGGGGGAATTCGGTTTTGAGAGCGCCCGGAGTACCGTTCTCCGGACACTTCCCCGGCCAACGAAACTCACGAGGTCGTACATCTACAGAACATGGGGAAAAATATGTGATGAATATACGTAGCAATTACGTAGAAAGTTTGAAGCATGTTCACGTCCAACATCTCCTCCGGATGTGATGGAGATGCAGCATGAACAAAACCCCCAACATAAAAATCCCATTGCTCGACCCCGGAACCGATACCTGTCTCTTCCGCTCGTTGCGGTACTGCCTTTCGACCGGCCAGCACCATGAGCGGGGCACCGACCTCTTTGCATACGCAGGCCAAGGTTCGGACCCCGGTGATGGCCAGGACTCCGGCCCGGCAGATCCGCCCGTCTTCTACTTCCGGCACTGGCTCTGGTGCGACAATGGTCCCGGCATCTGCGAAATAACCTCCCGCGAGGAAGCGGCTCTCTTCGTCCGGGAACAGTTCACCAATCCCGGGCTTTTCTCCGGCTGGAACCATAAGGGAATTTATGAATTTCTGCCGGAGGTGTACGGGAACAGGGAGAGACCATGACGCTGTTCCAGACGGATGACGCGTATAAAAACGTACAAGCTCACAAGGAAGTAATAGAGAGTAAAATTGCCCGGAGGGCTATCGAGAACAATGCCAGGAAAAATACACTCCTGAATGCCATGACAGAAAAGAGCGATCGTCCCAAAAGGATAGCATGGAACTCGATTCCAAAATATAAGCAGAAATCCATCCCAAAAAATAATTCACGGGGAGGAACCCGGCTGTGCGGCGTCTCCCCGTGCGTGTACCGAAATCGAAGGTCTTCAGATTGCCAGGCTGCGACGAACTACTTTTCCTGGCATCTCTAACTGAGGTGTCCCAAAGATCCCGCTCTTTGAGCATAGCGTACGGAATGTGAACACCAACCTGGCTGGCGCGATTTGGATCTTACCGGCAAATCGGATGTCCACAACAACAATGAAAAATTGTGTTATAAACGATTTCTCACCGAGTACCTTACGCGTTGGAAAATAATTTATCAAATACGCTTGGCAGCTCACGCGGCTGATGCGGAGTCCCGATGAACGCCAGACCCGGATAATCTAAACGCTCACTTTTTTCCTTCAATCAAATCAACAACTTTCTTCCCAATTTCGGTTGTCCGGTAATAGCGGTTCATGTTTTCATCTGGCGTGAGACATTCAACAAGACCCACTTTCTCAAGCGCCGAAATGGAACGGCTCACGGCAGATCGTGCAATGCCAAGAACTTTCGCAAGTTCGGTTGGCGTATTTGGCTTGAGAAGTCCCTTGAGAACTTTTCTCCTCACGCTTCCACGGGAAACAAAACTTACGAGATTATACATCATGGAAAAATGGAATAATACACACATCAACACGTGTTACAAACGTGTCACAAAATTTATCAACATATCGCCCTTACAGTTATCCGGATGTGACCCAGGATGACCGACCATGCCAGAAACCCCCCTTTCCAAATACTCCCCGCCCGACCCAAAGACTGATATTTTTCTCTGTCGCTTGTCTCCAGCCTCGTCGGGTCCTGTCCCCCGGGCGGAAGAGTGCACCCTGCTCTTCGCACACCAGGGATCCGGAGAAACTACCGGATTTTATCTCAGTTACCAGGACAATCCGTCCAACCCTCCAGTAATCTGCCCGTTCGAATCTCCTCTGGATGCTGCTGCATTTATTCTCGGCACGGCGGGCTCAGGACTTGATAAAATCCCGGAACCGGAAAAGCACCGGATTCGAAAGTATTTCCCGGGATGGTTTGACCCGGCAGAGAATGATGATGGCGATGACGCAGAAGATTCAAAATTTTTATGTCAACGGAAGTGACCCTGATGCTAGAAATTGCCTTCTTTAAATACCCCCGGTCCTACCCCGGAACCGATACCTGTCTCTTCCGCTCGCTGCGGTACTGCCTCTCGACCGGCCAGCACCATGAGCGGGGCATCGACCTCTTTGCATACGCAGGCCAGGGTTCGGACCCCGCTGATGGCCAGGATCCCGGCCCGGCAGATCCGCCCGTCTTCTACTTCCGGCACTGGCTCTGGTGCGACAATGGTCCCGGCATCTGCGAGATAACCTCCCGCGAGGAAGCGGTTCATTTCATCCGGGAACAGTTTACTAAGCCCGGGCTCTTCTCCGGCTGGAACCATAAGGGAATTTATGAATTTTTACCGGAGGTGTACGGGAAGCGGTGAACCATCAATAATCAGGATCATCTGCAGATTTCATAACCGGGATCGCTGAAATAAAAAAAATCAGAGTGATTTCTGCAGATCGAGGATCTCTTCTCCGATCTGTTCTATGGATTTTTTCCGGAAGTACTTTTTGTGTTCCCGGGTATAGTCACTGCTCCCGGGATCAAAACTCCCAATAAACCGGATGGCCACTGCCGGCAGGACACGACCAAACCCCGAAAAGATTTTGGAAGGATATTTATCAGGGGATCCCCACAATCCTGTAAGGCAGAGGTACTTCGATATGACCGCTTTTTCCTCCCACGACCCGGTACACCGGCTCGCAGCAGTCCTGGTACTGCTCGCTTTTCTCGGGGCACTCCTCGGGCTGGCCGGATCCCTGCCACAATCACCCGGCACGTCCGTGCAGTACCCGGTGAACGGGTACGACCCGTCCGAGATCATCGGTCCGTCACACCCCCAGGGCCCGGATTTTCCGGATGAACTGTGCCAGACATTCTTCCCGTTCAACCCGGCAGGCCCAACCCTGCCCCCCTGCCGCGGATAGCCGGGCGGACATTCTCGGGTGAGGCTTGCCCGGGAATTTGAAAAAAATCCCGTTGACCGTGAGAGCACGACAATGAATACGATTGCCCGGGATGTTGTCCCTCTTACTATTCCAATCCTTGTGGGTGTTATCCACGTGAAGAAATCTGAACCGAACGGGCAGATCCCGCGTCAGAATATCCAAATTACCGGGATTCGTCCGGCAGAAGGATCGATTGTCAGGGAATCCCTGGCAGTTGCCGGGGACAGTAAAAATTTTACGGAATATATCAGGGCAGAACAAAAATACCGGAATCAAAAGATGGAATACAATGGTATGCGGGTTTTCCTTCAATGATGTCAACAACTTTGTACCCGGACAATGTTAGCAATCCCGCACCGCATGAATAATTTTATACATTAGTAATGTAAACAAATGCCATAAAGCATACATTGGTAATGTATATGATCCCGGCACCGCAACTCGAAGAACTGGTACTCAGCCAGAAAGAAGCATTCCTGGCCCGGGACCCCGGCATACCCCGGGAGATAGCAACAGAACGGTTCATGAAGACCGGCGCAATCGTCGTGATAACCGGTATCCGGCGGTGCGGCAAATCCACGCTCATGCGCCAGCTGTCAGCGCAGTACAGCGATTTTTTGTACATCAACTTCGATGATGACCGGCTCATGGACTTTTCCCTCTCGGATTTTCCTGCCCTGATGCTGGTATTTGAAAAGACCTCCCCGGGCACAAAAGTCATCTTCATCGACGAGATCCAGAATGTCGCGGGCTGGGAGCGGTTCATCCGGCGGATCCATGACGAGGGTTACAAGGTCTTCCTTACCGGCTCCAATGCAAATCTCCTCTCGGCTGAACTCGGGACACATCTCACCGGGCGGTATGCCAAGATCACCCTGTACCCGTTCTCGTTCCGGGAATGCCTGCGGTTCAGGTCGATTGGCACCGACCGGATCACCGTGAAGAAAAAAGCAGCAATCCTCGCGGAGTTCGACCGGTATCTTGCCGGTGGCGGATTCCCCGAGTACCTGAAATACGGGGACCCTGAATACCTCAAACGGATCTATGATGACATCCTGTTCCGGGACATCATCAGCCGGTTCGGGATCCGGGAGATCAAGGGGTTTCGGCAACTTGCCCATTATATCTTTACCAATACGGCTAACGCCGCGAGCTACAATGCCCTGAAAAATACGCTCGGGATTAAAAGCGTTGTATCGGTCCGGGACTATGTCGGGTTCCTGGAAGAAGCGTACCTTATCTTCGAGATCTTCCGGTACGATTTCTCCTTAAAAAAGCAGTATGTCAATGAAAAGAAACTCTATTGCATCGACACCGGTCTGCGTAATGCGGTCGCATTCCGGTTTTCAGAGGACAGGGGCAGGATTCTTGAAAATCTTGTTTTCATTGAACTCCTTCGCCAGGGAAAAACCGTGTATTTCTTTAAAAACCCCAGGGAATGCGACTTTATCATGGAAGAACGGGGAAAGATTATTGCGGCAATCCAGGTCTGTTTTGATCTCTCGCGGGAGAACCGTGACCGGGAAATAAGCGGACTTACCGGAGCAATGACGATGCATGACCTGGCCGAAGGCATCATTCTGACGTACCACCAGGAAGAAACCATCAGGCTGGATACCGGGGTCATCCACGTGCTGCCGGTCTGGAAATGGCTCATCGGTTACCATAAAGAAGCCGGTACTCCGGAATCAGCAGCCGGACAATCGTAACGTGAAAAAATCCCTTTGACCGTGAGAGCACGACGATGGATACGATCGCCTGGGATGTTCTCCCCCTCGCTCTCCCGGACCGGGCCGGGGGTATTCCGCGTGAAGAGGAAACCTGAACCCCCCACGCCCGGTCCCGTACCCGGCACCACACTATTCTGGTTAACCAGACTGAAACAGCATAATGGCTTGTAACTCCGGCCAGCCGGAATTATATGCTGAAGTGGGAGGGTAATCTGAAAAACAAGCGCATTACGGGATTCACGGTTCTTATTCCAAAACCTGCTCTGCCCGGACTTTCAGGGCCCGGTTCATCTCATCAAAACCCCTTTGGGTATCGGTATCCAGTCCCCGGGAAAACAACGGGACGAGCAGACCGTTAAAGATTTCACGCTGGATAAAACGAACCCGGCCGGATCCTGAAGGTTCGATGGTAAAGATATGCTCACCGTCAAAGAGTCCCGGTACGAGAAGATGCCCCACCCACCGTAACTCCCGGCCGGGTTCAACAGTGAGAATAACCGGACGGAACTTCATTCTTCCCGCACCTGACGGCTGAATAGTAACGTGGAGCTGCTCCCCCGCACGAACAAGACCCTCTGCCCGGCGGATGAACGGGTTCCATTGCGGAAAAACGGCAAAGTCGGTGAGGATGTTCCATACCCGTTCGGCGGATGCCTGGATTTCAATCTCACTTTTGAGTTCCTTCATCACGTATTTCCTGTAACGGTGATCCCGGATAAAGGTTTGTTATGGGGTTCATTGCCGGGACTCCACAAAGCCGGGTTGAGATAATACTGCCCGTTCCCGCCCGGGTATCAGGAGCTCTTCTTCTTTTTTGTGCGTCCATTTTCAGGAATCGCCGTAGTTTCTGTTTTT from uncultured Methanoregula sp. harbors:
- a CDS encoding Fic/DOC family N-terminal domain-containing protein, translated to MNESRMGITVRQKGGYQAYIPKPLPPKPPVHFDDELHHLLSEADRALARLDGMTTVLPNADLFVAMYVKKEALLSSQIEGTQASLQGVLEFEADMVPVDNINEVRDVINYIRAMDEGLKRTSHEIFSEEILQEIHRILIKGTRGGKKEPGKIRTVQNWIGPAGSNLHSATFVPPPPEKVPELLADLEAFIVAEDRIPPLIKIGLVHAQFETIHPFIDGNGRMGRLFITFYLCQRGILARPLLYLSIYLKQHREEYYHHLQEIRIEGDWESWLKFFLRGIIEVSKEALANAREIIVLKERLIDTLVKNNAGGLNAVRLLDLLFTKPVVTVADISSALDISHQPAYDLVDQFEKLEILREITGKKRYKKYLFVDYLRIIERGTGQ
- a CDS encoding winged helix-turn-helix domain-containing protein; protein product: MRRKVLKGLLKPNTPTELAKVLGIARSAVSRSISALEKVGLVECLTPDENMNRYYRTTEIGKKVVDLIEGKK
- a CDS encoding ATP-binding protein, coding for MIPAPQLEELVLSQKEAFLARDPGIPREIATERFMKTGAIVVITGIRRCGKSTLMRQLSAQYSDFLYINFDDDRLMDFSLSDFPALMLVFEKTSPGTKVIFIDEIQNVAGWERFIRRIHDEGYKVFLTGSNANLLSAELGTHLTGRYAKITLYPFSFRECLRFRSIGTDRITVKKKAAILAEFDRYLAGGGFPEYLKYGDPEYLKRIYDDILFRDIISRFGIREIKGFRQLAHYIFTNTANAASYNALKNTLGIKSVVSVRDYVGFLEEAYLIFEIFRYDFSLKKQYVNEKKLYCIDTGLRNAVAFRFSEDRGRILENLVFIELLRQGKTVYFFKNPRECDFIMEERGKIIAAIQVCFDLSRENRDREISGLTGAMTMHDLAEGIILTYHQEETIRLDTGVIHVLPVWKWLIGYHKEAGTPESAAGQS
- a CDS encoding SRPBCC domain-containing protein, whose product is MKELKSEIEIQASAERVWNILTDFAVFPQWNPFIRRAEGLVRAGEQLHVTIQPSGAGRMKFRPVILTVEPGRELRWVGHLLVPGLFDGEHIFTIEPSGSGRVRFIQREIFNGLLVPLFSRGLDTDTQRGFDEMNRALKVRAEQVLE
- a CDS encoding helix-turn-helix domain-containing protein, producing the protein MYDLVSFVGRGSVRRTVLRALSKPNSPTELAKKLDMERSTVSRAILELMEKELVECLTPDQRMGRYYRITETGKNVIDVIDGKGE